In Mucilaginibacter celer, one DNA window encodes the following:
- a CDS encoding alpha/beta fold hydrolase: MKTKNLIISMLVLAAISGRANAQSNKNSNLKTQTMETIQVHFRTVKANGLNVFYREAGSKDAPTILLLHGYPTSSHMFRNLIPVLSEKYHVLAPDLPGFGNTESPDHTQFKYTFDNLAATMQSFIDELGLKRFAIYIFDYGAPTGLRLALANPEKITGIISQNGNAYEEGLSSGWNPIQKYWENPTQENRDALRDFVKEKMTKFQYFEGVSDPSLIAPEAYQLDQQTLDRPGNVDIQLDLMYDYRTNVALYPKFQAYFREHKPKFLAVWGNKDPFFLPAGAEAYKRDNPNATVKFYNTGHFALETHAKEIGQDILNFLGGLPK, encoded by the coding sequence ATGAAAACTAAAAACCTGATTATAAGTATGCTCGTATTGGCTGCTATAAGCGGCAGGGCAAATGCTCAATCAAACAAAAACTCAAATTTAAAAACACAAACCATGGAAACTATTCAAGTTCACTTTCGCACCGTTAAAGCCAACGGCTTAAACGTTTTTTATCGTGAAGCCGGTAGTAAAGATGCACCGACTATATTGTTACTGCATGGTTACCCAACATCATCGCACATGTTCAGGAACCTAATCCCGGTACTAAGCGAAAAATACCATGTTCTGGCTCCCGACCTGCCCGGCTTCGGCAACACCGAATCGCCCGATCATACCCAGTTTAAATACACTTTTGATAACCTGGCCGCAACCATGCAATCGTTTATTGATGAGCTTGGTTTAAAACGCTTTGCCATTTATATTTTTGATTACGGCGCGCCAACCGGTTTGCGTTTAGCTTTGGCTAATCCCGAAAAAATTACCGGCATCATTTCGCAAAACGGTAATGCTTACGAAGAAGGATTAAGCAGCGGCTGGAACCCAATCCAAAAATATTGGGAAAATCCAACCCAGGAAAACCGTGACGCGCTAAGGGATTTTGTAAAAGAAAAAATGACTAAGTTCCAGTATTTTGAAGGTGTATCCGATCCGTCATTGATTGCTCCGGAAGCCTATCAGCTTGATCAGCAAACCCTTGATCGCCCCGGCAATGTTGACATCCAGCTGGATTTGATGTATGATTACCGTACCAATGTTGCCCTGTACCCTAAATTCCAGGCTTATTTCAGAGAGCACAAACCAAAATTCCTGGCCGTTTGGGGCAACAAAGATCCTTTCTTTTTACCCGCAGGCGCCGAAGCTTACAAACGCGATAACCCGAATGCCACCGTTAAGTTTTACAACACCGGCCACTTTGCTTTAGAAACGCATGCTAAAGAGATTGGCCAGGATATTCTGAACTTTTTGGGCGGATTGCCTAAGTAA
- a CDS encoding LysE family transporter, with the protein MSMSKQLKLFWVAFSISFVGALPIGTLNTSVANFALNNDFAGAAWFGLAAILVEVVIVRIALVVLDQLVRLKKLFKLLSIVFCVAILVLAYKTLEAAFHMRNFQDVLPFVGMNPFYSGLLLSILNPLHLPFWMGWTAVLKSRGVLSSETRAYNIFIIAIGTGTLLSFIIYGVAGNYLMDLLKAQHNLINWILGLTLLLTGLVQAYKLIAAQLLINKNQMKKSAQILLVFVITAGIALASCTQKFKPKLNSQQGINFKTVSLADAQALAKAEKKPLFVFAHASWCPTCKQMEQEVLIKKELGDVYNAKVVNVAIDIDSPDGKKLQAVYPIRATPTLFFFNADGSPARKLEGFTKAEVLLAEEGELK; encoded by the coding sequence ATGAGCATGTCGAAACAATTGAAACTATTTTGGGTGGCCTTCAGCATCAGTTTTGTTGGAGCGCTGCCCATTGGCACGCTTAATACCAGCGTAGCCAATTTTGCGCTTAACAATGATTTTGCCGGCGCTGCCTGGTTTGGCCTTGCCGCCATTTTGGTTGAGGTGGTTATTGTACGCATTGCCCTGGTGGTGCTTGATCAACTGGTACGTTTAAAAAAGCTATTCAAATTACTGAGCATCGTTTTTTGTGTTGCGATACTGGTACTGGCTTATAAAACGCTCGAGGCAGCTTTCCACATGCGCAATTTTCAGGATGTGTTGCCTTTTGTTGGCATGAACCCTTTTTATTCGGGTTTACTGTTAAGCATCCTCAACCCGCTGCACCTGCCTTTTTGGATGGGTTGGACAGCGGTATTAAAAAGCCGTGGTGTTTTAAGCAGCGAAACACGGGCTTATAACATTTTTATTATAGCCATTGGTACCGGTACTCTACTGTCGTTTATTATTTACGGCGTTGCGGGTAATTATTTGATGGATTTGCTTAAAGCGCAACACAACCTCATTAATTGGATTTTGGGTTTAACCCTGTTACTAACCGGCCTTGTGCAGGCCTATAAGCTTATTGCGGCACAACTACTTATCAATAAAAATCAAATGAAAAAATCAGCTCAAATATTATTGGTGTTTGTAATTACAGCAGGCATAGCACTTGCTTCATGCACACAAAAGTTTAAACCGAAATTAAACTCGCAACAGGGTATCAATTTTAAAACCGTTTCGCTTGCCGATGCACAGGCTTTGGCCAAAGCCGAAAAGAAACCGCTATTTGTTTTTGCTCATGCATCGTGGTGCCCAACCTGTAAGCAAATGGAGCAGGAGGTATTGATTAAAAAAGAATTGGGTGATGTTTATAATGCTAAGGTGGTAAATGTGGCTATAGATATTGATAGCCCTGATGGTAAAAAACTGCAGGCTGTTTACCCTATCAGAGCAACGCCTACTTTGTTCTTTTTTAATGCCGATGGATCGCCGGCAAGGAAGCTGGAGGGGTTTACTAAGGCTGAGGTTTTGCTGGCAGAAGAAGGGGAATTGAAATAA
- a CDS encoding NRDE family protein codes for MCTVTYLPTKNGFQLTSNRDENVNRGQAIVPRLYKGERHTLLYPKDADRNGSWIAAKNNGDVVVLLNGAFVKHTAMPPYKTSRGLVLMELINAEDPYSAYKDNDLEGVEPFTLVLYAGSMLYECRWDGERKYIKPLDTREAYIWSSATLYNENAAAKRLKWFNDWKAAEPENGIGDIMHFHHHAGQGDADDALVINRGGKMKTVSITNINVGPQNLTMTYHDLRDGNEHINVLPIVHDSVDDDPVALPRFWKLRTFLIRLFNWEYWSMNAVYTPVMFYWFWLSFKARSFFFFNAANPLIENGGFTLESKARIYDLIPQKYYPKTRYFKAGTDFQQIVQSITAGDFSYPLIAKPDIGGKGVQVKLVHDQAGLWEYTHQIRVDFLVQQYVDYRNEVGIFYYRLPGEAKGRVTGIVGKEFLAITGDGKSTMLQLIDREPRYLLQLPALIGAYGDKLTQVLPAGEVKTLVPYGNHARGAKFIDLSYLITPQLTQAIDEICRQVPEFYFGRLDVMYNTWDELSRGENISIIELNGAGSEPTHIYDPNHSLLFAWGEIMRHWRLLYRVSKLNKQQKGISYMTYKEGMTMLKNHAEYTKLVS; via the coding sequence ATGTGCACAGTAACTTATCTCCCCACAAAAAACGGGTTCCAGCTCACCTCCAACCGCGATGAAAATGTTAATCGCGGCCAGGCTATAGTGCCACGCTTATACAAGGGCGAAAGGCATACGCTATTGTATCCCAAAGATGCCGACAGGAACGGAAGCTGGATAGCTGCCAAAAACAACGGCGATGTGGTGGTATTGCTGAACGGTGCCTTTGTAAAGCACACCGCCATGCCGCCTTATAAAACAAGCCGGGGATTGGTATTGATGGAGCTTATCAATGCCGAAGATCCTTACTCCGCCTATAAGGATAATGATCTGGAGGGTGTTGAGCCGTTCACCTTAGTGCTTTACGCGGGTAGTATGTTATATGAATGCCGTTGGGATGGGGAGCGTAAATATATTAAACCGTTGGATACAAGGGAAGCCTACATCTGGTCGTCGGCCACATTATATAATGAAAACGCGGCTGCTAAAAGGCTTAAATGGTTTAACGATTGGAAAGCTGCCGAACCGGAAAACGGAATTGGCGATATTATGCACTTTCATCACCATGCCGGCCAGGGCGATGCCGACGATGCCCTGGTAATTAATCGCGGCGGTAAAATGAAAACCGTAAGCATTACTAATATTAACGTTGGTCCGCAAAACCTCACCATGACGTATCATGACTTACGCGATGGGAACGAGCATATAAATGTCCTGCCTATTGTACATGATAGCGTTGATGACGACCCGGTGGCTTTACCCCGCTTCTGGAAACTGAGAACTTTCCTGATCAGGCTTTTCAACTGGGAATACTGGTCGATGAATGCCGTGTATACCCCAGTGATGTTTTATTGGTTTTGGCTGAGTTTTAAAGCACGTTCGTTTTTCTTTTTCAACGCTGCTAATCCACTTATCGAAAATGGCGGTTTCACGCTGGAAAGCAAGGCACGGATCTATGATCTCATCCCTCAAAAATATTATCCTAAAACCAGGTACTTTAAAGCCGGAACAGATTTTCAGCAGATCGTACAGAGTATAACAGCAGGTGATTTCAGTTACCCCCTCATTGCCAAGCCAGATATTGGCGGCAAGGGCGTACAGGTGAAACTGGTGCATGATCAGGCTGGATTATGGGAATATACGCACCAGATCAGGGTTGATTTCCTGGTGCAGCAATATGTTGACTACAGGAACGAGGTGGGTATCTTTTATTACCGCCTGCCCGGCGAGGCTAAAGGCCGTGTAACCGGTATTGTAGGCAAAGAGTTTTTAGCAATAACCGGAGACGGAAAAAGCACCATGCTGCAATTAATTGACAGGGAGCCCCGCTACCTGCTGCAATTGCCCGCATTAATCGGCGCTTATGGCGATAAATTGACACAGGTTTTGCCTGCCGGCGAAGTAAAAACATTGGTGCCTTATGGAAACCACGCCCGTGGCGCAAAATTTATCGACCTGAGTTATCTGATAACGCCGCAGCTTACCCAGGCTATAGATGAAATTTGCCGCCAGGTGCCCGAATTTTATTTTGGCCGTTTAGATGTAATGTACAATACCTGGGATGAGCTGAGCCGCGGTGAAAATATTTCCATCATCGAGCTTAACGGCGCGGGCAGCGAACCAACACATATTTATGATCCCAATCACTCCCTGCTTTTTGCCTGGGGTGAGATTATGAGGCATTGGCGGCTGCTTTATCGCGTAAGCAAACTAAATAAACAACAAAAAGGCATCAGCTACATGACTTATAAAGAAGGCATGACCATGCTGAAAAATCACGCCGAATACACAAAACTGGTATCATGA